The Sphingopyxis fribergensis genome contains a region encoding:
- a CDS encoding carbohydrate porin produces MFLSALILAAAGEELSLPPPHGHLPHAHTHAPGETDETHGPVLLQATYTAELIGNASGGVKRGTRYLDNFDLVFEADMEALVGWHGAQVHVYGLYNNGRSISGLVGDTQAVSNIESGTSALRLYEAWVDQKLGEHASLRVGLYDLNSEFDALDAAGLFVSSPHGIGTDFAQSGQNGPSIFPSTSLATRLAVSPAEGWTVRAAVLDGVPGNPAYPGRTAVKLGHGDGALLVGEVEAPLGGGKLLLGHWRYTAYFERNDGTAPGDGNAGTYVRAEVPLIERSGRKVDAFARLGTASGRYNMFDRFASGGLKFSGWVPGREEDEFGIAFAAAFTSDSWRAATGASSSEVAVEATYRAQVASWLAVQPNIHYVHRPSADRTIADALVIGLRAEASFSLFGF; encoded by the coding sequence ATGTTTCTTTCTGCCCTGATACTCGCGGCAGCCGGCGAAGAGCTCAGCTTGCCGCCGCCGCACGGCCATTTGCCGCACGCCCATACCCACGCGCCGGGCGAGACCGACGAAACGCATGGTCCCGTGTTGTTGCAAGCCACCTACACGGCCGAATTGATCGGGAATGCGTCGGGCGGCGTGAAGCGCGGGACACGCTATCTCGACAATTTCGACCTCGTGTTCGAGGCCGATATGGAGGCGCTCGTCGGCTGGCACGGGGCGCAAGTCCATGTCTATGGCCTCTATAACAATGGTCGTTCGATCAGCGGCCTCGTCGGCGATACGCAGGCGGTCAGCAATATCGAAAGCGGCACCTCGGCGCTGCGGCTTTATGAGGCATGGGTCGACCAGAAGCTCGGCGAGCATGCCTCGCTGCGCGTCGGGCTGTACGACCTCAATTCCGAATTCGACGCGCTCGACGCAGCGGGCCTGTTCGTCAGCAGCCCGCACGGCATCGGCACCGATTTCGCGCAGAGCGGGCAGAACGGGCCCTCGATCTTTCCATCGACCTCGCTCGCTACGCGGCTCGCGGTATCTCCCGCCGAGGGCTGGACGGTTCGCGCCGCGGTTCTAGACGGGGTTCCCGGCAATCCGGCGTATCCCGGGCGGACGGCGGTCAAGCTCGGTCATGGCGACGGCGCATTGCTCGTCGGCGAGGTCGAGGCACCGCTTGGCGGCGGCAAGCTGCTGCTCGGTCACTGGCGCTATACCGCCTACTTCGAGCGCAACGACGGGACCGCGCCGGGTGACGGCAATGCCGGGACCTATGTTCGCGCCGAGGTCCCGCTCATCGAACGATCGGGCCGCAAGGTCGACGCATTCGCCCGGCTCGGCACCGCCAGCGGGCGGTATAATATGTTCGACCGTTTTGCGAGCGGCGGCCTCAAATTCAGCGGCTGGGTTCCCGGGCGCGAAGAGGACGAGTTCGGCATCGCATTCGCCGCGGCCTTCACGTCGGACTCCTGGCGCGCGGCGACGGGCGCGTCGTCGTCCGAGGTTGCGGTGGAGGCGACCTACCGCGCACAGGTCGCATCGTGGCTCGCCGTCCAACCGAACATCCATTATGTCCACCGCCCGTCGGCCGACCGCACCATTGCCGACGCGCTGGTCATCGGACTGCGCGCCGAGGCGAGTTTCAGCCTTTTCGGATTTTGA
- a CDS encoding putative porin produces MRIGRTLLAATALSLAAPAYAQDGRIDVLERQLAAQQQRIDQLEALVTNQTELLQQVTAPAPTPTPTPATSTLSAPIAGTAPPALQKLPTAMPAAEVAFRLPGLDVSGDLRLRQEWNFVDGRDRSRMAVRARLRATYAVSDTFSVGTQIATGDPDDPNSTDVTLGNFVDDFAVSLDQAWIRYHSGGLTALAGKFPQIFQRTDMLWDGDVSPQGVAAAYSAGLGGGAKLDARGIYFVIGEAAVARDSDMLGGQLALSAPLGSDFKAGLTGSYYHYRLGSVAGADTGDLRGNLLSAGRYLSDFYLIEAIGTLGWAGPSDRWPIAFTADYVRNLGAAVSGDAAFNLEFAAGRTVKPGDFRIAYNFSEVEVDSVLAAFSHDNIDLSTNYRLHGLGLSYVPASHLQLDLLWYHYRPLDPLYAGSLQSSDWLDRVRLAFMVSF; encoded by the coding sequence ATGCGGATTGGTCGCACTCTTCTCGCCGCGACGGCGCTCAGCCTCGCTGCGCCGGCCTATGCGCAGGACGGCCGTATCGACGTGCTCGAACGCCAGCTCGCCGCACAGCAACAGCGGATCGACCAGCTCGAGGCGCTCGTCACGAATCAGACGGAGCTTCTCCAGCAGGTGACTGCGCCCGCCCCGACGCCCACCCCCACGCCCGCCACGTCAACGCTGTCGGCCCCGATTGCCGGGACCGCTCCGCCCGCCTTGCAGAAACTCCCCACCGCCATGCCCGCTGCCGAGGTCGCCTTCCGCCTCCCCGGCCTCGACGTCAGCGGCGACCTGCGCCTGCGGCAGGAATGGAATTTCGTCGATGGCCGCGACCGCTCGCGCATGGCGGTGCGCGCGCGCCTACGCGCAACATATGCGGTTAGCGACACATTCTCGGTCGGCACCCAAATCGCGACCGGCGACCCCGACGATCCCAATTCGACCGACGTTACGCTCGGCAATTTCGTCGACGATTTTGCGGTTTCGCTCGATCAGGCGTGGATCCGCTATCACAGCGGCGGCCTCACCGCTTTGGCCGGAAAGTTCCCGCAAATATTCCAGCGCACCGACATGTTGTGGGACGGCGACGTGTCGCCGCAAGGGGTCGCCGCGGCGTATAGCGCCGGGCTGGGCGGCGGCGCGAAGCTCGACGCGCGCGGTATCTATTTCGTCATCGGCGAAGCCGCGGTGGCGCGCGACAGCGACATGCTCGGCGGCCAACTTGCGCTGTCCGCGCCGCTTGGCTCCGATTTCAAGGCGGGGCTGACCGGCAGCTATTATCACTATCGCCTCGGCTCGGTCGCCGGCGCCGATACGGGGGATTTGCGCGGCAACCTCCTGTCGGCCGGCCGCTACCTGTCCGACTTTTATCTGATCGAAGCGATCGGCACGCTTGGTTGGGCGGGGCCATCGGACCGCTGGCCGATCGCCTTTACCGCCGACTATGTCCGTAACCTTGGCGCGGCTGTCTCTGGCGACGCCGCATTCAACCTCGAATTCGCGGCGGGCCGCACGGTCAAACCCGGCGACTTCCGCATCGCCTATAATTTCTCCGAGGTCGAAGTGGATTCGGTGCTCGCGGCGTTCAGCCACGACAATATCGACCTGTCGACCAACTACCGCCTCCACGGCCTCGGCCTTTCCTATGTCCCGGCGTCGCACCTGCAGCTCGACCTGCTCTGGTACCACTATCGCCCGCTCGACCCCCTCTATGCCGGATCGCTGCAGTCCTCGGATTGGCTCGACCGCGTCCGCCTTGCTTTCATGGTGAGTTTTTGA
- a CDS encoding PepSY-associated TM helix domain-containing protein — MTAPATPAQPSPRRRILTLHRWLSLGAAIFWLLQAITGILIVFHWEITDRSISAIHRPTDLAAIERRIETLAPPESGGKVTTIWTTAGLADRYTIYLEDKDGESRKVRIAGDGTIIDTPRENDSDIMGFLVGFHHDLLGSWGSWIVSISGVLLCSNLMLGLVAAWPRPGTWRIAIKPATRGPAAARLYSWHRAVGLWAVVPALVIAATGTLMKFEDGFGEMIGAAPVSLPANPATNPPVGFVTASSAALAAIPGSSLTQVAWPKDGDATYRIRVRAPGEIRRAYGGSIVLVDANDGSVRGTYPIAEAEPARAFMSALFPIHTGEAGGTMGRLLSIAIGLWLITMIVAGVMLWIKRRKPRAKSVSASRQ, encoded by the coding sequence ATGACCGCCCCTGCCACACCCGCGCAGCCGTCGCCGCGCCGCCGCATCCTGACCCTTCACCGCTGGCTGAGCCTCGGCGCCGCGATCTTCTGGCTGCTCCAGGCGATCACGGGCATCCTGATCGTCTTCCACTGGGAAATCACCGACCGGTCGATTTCGGCGATCCACCGCCCGACCGACCTCGCCGCGATCGAACGGCGGATCGAGACGCTCGCGCCCCCCGAAAGCGGCGGCAAGGTCACGACGATCTGGACGACCGCGGGGCTCGCCGACCGCTACACCATCTATCTGGAGGACAAGGACGGCGAGAGCCGTAAGGTCCGCATCGCCGGCGACGGCACAATCATCGACACGCCGCGCGAGAACGACAGCGACATCATGGGATTTCTCGTCGGCTTCCACCACGACCTGCTCGGATCATGGGGCAGCTGGATCGTGTCGATCAGCGGTGTCCTCCTTTGCTCGAACCTCATGCTCGGGCTGGTTGCCGCTTGGCCACGGCCCGGCACCTGGCGGATCGCGATCAAGCCGGCGACGCGCGGCCCCGCCGCCGCGCGCCTCTATTCGTGGCACCGCGCCGTGGGTCTTTGGGCGGTCGTCCCCGCGCTCGTCATCGCCGCCACGGGTACGCTCATGAAATTCGAGGACGGCTTTGGCGAAATGATCGGCGCCGCCCCGGTATCACTGCCCGCCAATCCGGCGACGAACCCGCCAGTGGGCTTTGTCACGGCATCATCCGCCGCGCTGGCCGCGATCCCGGGCAGCAGCCTGACGCAAGTCGCCTGGCCCAAGGACGGCGATGCGACATATCGCATCCGCGTCCGCGCGCCCGGCGAGATCCGCCGCGCGTATGGCGGCAGCATCGTCCTGGTCGACGCCAACGACGGCAGCGTCCGCGGCACCTACCCGATCGCGGAAGCCGAACCCGCGCGGGCGTTCATGAGCGCGCTGTTCCCGATCCACACCGGCGAGGCCGGCGGCACGATGGGGCGTCTGTTGTCGATCGCGATCGGCCTGTGGCTGATCACGATGATCGTCGCGGGCGTGATGTTGTGGATCAAGCGACGTAAACCGCGTGCAAAGTCCGTGTCAGCCTCGCGTCAGTAA
- a CDS encoding TonB-dependent receptor, whose amino-acid sequence MVAYRNIIRGTGLAALGAALVVATPVLAQESSGDESIVVTAQRSNQTQVVRGGSLGALGEKDAMEVPFAVKSYSETLILNQQPLTLGAVLENDPSVRTSLGFGNASEQFVVRGFPLLGEDIAIDGLYGVTPRQLVSPELYDQVMVLNGASAFLFGAAPGGSALGGTVNLQPKRARDKDINRVTANYLSDAHIGGAFDFGRRLGDDGAFGIRINGAGRWGDIAIDDEYRSSVVVGAGLDWRSDRARLSLDLAFQRAKVEHMRPMVQLQPTVTVVPKAPKADVNYGQDWQYTTLRDIFGIVKFEYDISDDFMFYASGGARDAAERGTYQSIRLINATTGAAFVTGSNIPRNDNNESTQTGIRGKFATGPITHEINIGASHSRYINRNAFEFSASVPNAANANNIYDPRQVVLPPLTSLVSGNLQDPNPANRTRLTSFFASDTLGILDDKIELTLGLRRQSIFFRAYNINTGARTSRYKEHATTPVIGLVIRPSERFSIYANRIEGLAQGPVAPAGTINVGEIFPPFKTKQYEIGGKVALGKFNASVALFQTDRPQALTILNGAGQSEFTVNGQQRNKGIEFSLDGEPVDGLRVIAGLSLTEAKQRRTQGGTTDGRDAIGVPDYTANVNVEWDLGFLPGVTLTGRLIQTGKQAVNLTNTLELPEWTRFDLGARYVVAAGDTPITFRFNVDNVANDNYWSSSLGGYLVQGLPRTFKTSVTVEF is encoded by the coding sequence ATGGTTGCCTATCGCAACATCATCCGGGGAACCGGTCTGGCGGCTCTGGGCGCGGCACTTGTCGTCGCGACGCCAGTTTTGGCGCAGGAAAGCAGCGGAGACGAAAGCATCGTCGTGACCGCGCAGCGCAGCAATCAGACCCAGGTCGTTCGCGGCGGCTCGCTTGGCGCGCTAGGCGAAAAGGACGCGATGGAAGTGCCGTTCGCTGTCAAATCCTACAGCGAAACTTTGATCCTGAACCAGCAGCCGTTGACCCTCGGCGCGGTGCTCGAGAATGATCCGTCGGTCCGCACCTCATTGGGCTTTGGCAACGCCTCCGAACAATTTGTGGTCCGCGGCTTCCCGCTTCTTGGCGAAGATATTGCGATCGACGGGCTTTATGGCGTCACACCGCGCCAGCTCGTCTCGCCCGAACTGTACGATCAGGTCATGGTACTGAACGGCGCCAGCGCCTTCCTCTTCGGCGCGGCACCAGGCGGGAGCGCGCTCGGCGGCACCGTCAACCTTCAGCCCAAACGCGCGCGTGATAAGGATATCAACCGCGTCACAGCGAACTATCTGTCCGATGCCCATATCGGCGGCGCATTCGATTTCGGCCGCCGCCTCGGTGACGACGGGGCGTTCGGCATCCGTATCAACGGCGCCGGCCGTTGGGGCGATATCGCGATCGACGACGAATATCGCAGCTCGGTCGTCGTCGGCGCGGGGCTCGACTGGCGCAGCGATCGCGCCCGCCTGTCGCTCGACCTTGCGTTCCAGCGCGCCAAGGTCGAGCATATGCGGCCGATGGTCCAGTTGCAGCCCACGGTGACCGTCGTCCCCAAGGCGCCCAAGGCCGACGTCAACTATGGCCAAGACTGGCAGTATACGACGCTGCGCGACATCTTCGGCATCGTGAAGTTCGAATATGACATCAGCGACGATTTCATGTTCTACGCATCGGGTGGCGCGCGCGACGCAGCCGAGCGCGGCACGTACCAGAGCATCCGCCTGATCAACGCGACGACGGGCGCGGCGTTCGTGACGGGGTCGAACATCCCGCGCAACGATAATAATGAATCGACCCAGACGGGCATCCGCGGCAAATTCGCGACCGGACCGATCACGCACGAGATCAACATCGGCGCTTCGCACAGCCGCTACATCAACCGCAATGCGTTCGAATTCAGCGCCTCGGTGCCCAACGCGGCCAATGCCAACAATATCTATGATCCACGGCAAGTCGTCCTGCCGCCCCTCACCTCGCTGGTGTCAGGCAACCTTCAGGACCCGAACCCGGCCAACAGGACGCGGCTGACCAGCTTCTTCGCCTCCGACACGCTGGGCATTCTCGACGACAAGATCGAACTCACGCTCGGTCTTCGCCGCCAGTCGATCTTCTTCCGCGCTTACAACATCAACACCGGTGCGCGCACCAGCCGTTACAAGGAACATGCGACCACCCCTGTCATCGGCCTGGTCATTCGCCCGAGCGAGCGTTTCTCGATCTACGCGAACCGCATCGAGGGTCTTGCACAGGGCCCCGTGGCGCCCGCGGGCACGATCAACGTTGGCGAGATTTTCCCGCCCTTCAAGACGAAGCAATATGAAATCGGGGGCAAGGTTGCGCTCGGCAAATTCAACGCCTCGGTCGCGCTGTTCCAGACCGACCGGCCGCAGGCGCTCACCATTCTCAATGGTGCGGGCCAGAGCGAGTTCACCGTCAACGGCCAGCAACGCAACAAGGGTATCGAATTCAGCCTCGACGGCGAACCGGTCGATGGCCTCCGCGTGATCGCCGGCCTGTCGCTGACCGAAGCCAAGCAACGCCGCACGCAAGGCGGCACCACCGACGGCCGCGATGCGATCGGCGTCCCCGACTATACCGCGAACGTCAACGTCGAATGGGACCTCGGCTTCCTGCCCGGCGTCACGCTGACCGGTCGCCTGATCCAGACCGGCAAGCAGGCAGTGAACCTGACCAACACGCTCGAACTGCCCGAATGGACGCGCTTCGACCTTGGCGCGCGTTACGTCGTCGCGGCAGGCGACACGCCGATCACCTTCCGCTTCAACGTCGATAATGTCGCGAACGACAATTATTGGTCGTCGTCGCTCGGCGGCTATCTGGTTCAGGGCCTGCCGCGCACCTTCAAGACCTCGGTGACGGTCGAGTTCTGA
- a CDS encoding amidohydrolase, with translation MARRKSAAQGGDGQMMFSRRTLLAFAGGTAAAAVSRSAFASASDDLDTAYINARVWTGAGADIRTDAIGVKGDRIAAIGADAVRAHTGKRTQVIDLRGAFVTPGFIDPHVHFVKASQMLSQPSLRDAADPKAFVARIAAAVKTLPKGQWLEGGNWDQDRWGGEMPNKSWIDAVTPDTPVAVIRYDLHMLLLNSLALRLAGIDRNTPDVPGGVIERDAKGEPTGIVKDAAKELVLRAIGEPTSDQIDTATRQGIALALSKGVTQVHPTELETISFDSTRRLRAKGETDLRFRHFLPLKDWEKQVALVKAEGRGDDWVQWGACKVVFDGSLGSRTARFYEPYADDPTTRGLVVTDPADLRRWIEGADKAGLQVTAHAIGDEANDIVLDTMVAVAAANGARDRRFRVEHVQHMKSHAIARFNEQGIIASVQPYHAIDDGRWAVRRIGEERLKTSFAFGSLVRSGAHVCMGSDWPVAPIDPLTGLDAAVNRETLDGKNPQGWHPEQRVTLAQAMHSYTQEGAYAGFNEKRLGLIAPGFLADFAVWDADFFAIDSHSLVNAKALRTIVGGRQRYG, from the coding sequence ATGGCGCGCCGAAAATCCGCCGCGCAAGGCGGCGACGGGCAAATGATGTTCAGCCGCCGCACGCTCCTCGCCTTTGCCGGCGGAACCGCCGCGGCGGCCGTCTCGCGCAGCGCCTTTGCCAGTGCAAGCGATGATCTCGATACGGCTTATATCAACGCGCGGGTGTGGACCGGAGCCGGCGCCGATATCCGCACCGACGCGATCGGCGTAAAGGGCGACCGCATCGCCGCAATCGGCGCCGATGCGGTGCGCGCGCACACCGGCAAGCGCACGCAGGTCATCGACCTGCGGGGCGCCTTCGTCACCCCGGGCTTCATCGACCCTCACGTCCATTTCGTCAAAGCATCGCAGATGCTGTCGCAGCCTTCGCTGCGCGATGCGGCCGATCCCAAGGCGTTCGTCGCGCGCATCGCCGCGGCGGTCAAAACCCTGCCGAAGGGCCAGTGGCTCGAAGGCGGTAATTGGGACCAAGATCGCTGGGGCGGCGAAATGCCCAACAAATCGTGGATCGACGCGGTCACGCCCGACACGCCTGTCGCGGTGATCCGCTACGATCTTCATATGCTGCTGCTCAATTCGCTGGCGCTGAGGCTGGCGGGCATCGACCGCAACACGCCCGACGTACCCGGCGGCGTGATCGAACGCGACGCAAAGGGCGAGCCGACGGGGATCGTCAAGGACGCCGCGAAGGAACTTGTCCTGCGCGCGATCGGCGAGCCGACCTCCGACCAGATCGATACCGCGACACGCCAGGGCATCGCACTCGCGCTCAGCAAGGGGGTGACGCAGGTTCACCCGACCGAACTCGAAACGATCAGCTTCGATTCGACCCGCCGCTTACGCGCGAAGGGCGAAACCGACCTGCGCTTTCGCCATTTTCTGCCGCTCAAGGATTGGGAAAAACAGGTCGCGCTGGTCAAGGCCGAGGGTCGCGGCGACGACTGGGTGCAATGGGGCGCGTGCAAGGTCGTGTTCGACGGATCGCTGGGATCGCGTACCGCGCGTTTTTACGAACCCTATGCCGACGATCCGACAACCCGCGGCCTCGTGGTGACCGACCCCGCCGATCTGCGCCGCTGGATCGAGGGCGCCGACAAGGCGGGGCTGCAGGTTACCGCGCATGCGATCGGCGACGAGGCGAACGACATCGTCCTCGATACCATGGTGGCCGTCGCGGCAGCCAACGGCGCGCGCGACCGGCGTTTCCGGGTCGAGCATGTTCAGCATATGAAATCGCATGCCATCGCGCGCTTCAACGAACAGGGCATCATCGCATCGGTTCAACCCTATCACGCGATCGACGATGGCCGCTGGGCGGTACGCCGGATCGGCGAGGAGCGGTTGAAGACGAGTTTTGCGTTCGGTTCGCTCGTCCGGTCGGGGGCGCATGTGTGCATGGGATCCGACTGGCCCGTCGCGCCGATCGATCCGCTCACCGGGCTCGACGCCGCAGTCAATCGCGAGACGCTCGACGGGAAAAATCCGCAAGGCTGGCATCCAGAACAGCGTGTGACGCTGGCGCAGGCGATGCACAGCTATACCCAGGAAGGGGCCTATGCCGGTTTTAACGAAAAAAGGCTCGGCCTGATCGCTCCGGGCTTCCTTGCCGATTTCGCTGTGTGGGATGCGGACTTTTTTGCTATTGACTCGCATTCACTTGTTAACGCAAAGGCGCTTCGCACGATTGTCGGCGGTCGTCAGCGATACGGATAG